From Streptomyces asiaticus, one genomic window encodes:
- a CDS encoding asparaginase yields the protein MNTPDHESTTMNTPLGRTDDATRRTPAEPPAIREPRHVPLAHVVRGGAIEGVHHGSVVVLAADGRVAFQAGDIDVAFYPRSALKPVQAVALLRAGLPLDGELLSLTAASHSGQPRHLDGARRILDRAGLTEADLRNTPDLPYGAAERDAWLRDGGEPTRLAQNCSGKHAAMLLTAQLRGWPLADYLDPAHPLQRLIAETVEDLTGQGIARVSVDGCGAPLFSVSLRGLATAAARIASGAMDTPEGRVAAALRAHPDMASGTDRDVARLMRAVPGLIAKDGFEGVQIAALPDGRAVAVKIADGADRARMPVTAAALAHCGIDPGVLAEFATTPVYGGGAAVGGVHPTDVLAPATA from the coding sequence GTGAACACCCCCGACCACGAGAGCACCACCATGAACACCCCCCTCGGACGGACTGACGACGCGACCCGCCGTACCCCGGCCGAACCCCCCGCCATCCGTGAACCCCGCCATGTGCCGCTCGCCCATGTGGTGCGCGGCGGGGCCATCGAGGGCGTCCACCACGGCTCGGTCGTCGTCCTGGCCGCCGACGGCCGAGTCGCCTTCCAGGCCGGCGACATCGACGTGGCCTTCTACCCGCGCTCCGCGCTCAAGCCCGTCCAGGCCGTCGCCCTGCTGCGGGCCGGGCTGCCGCTGGACGGGGAGCTGCTGTCGCTCACCGCCGCCAGCCACTCGGGCCAGCCGCGCCATCTGGACGGCGCCCGCCGCATCCTCGACCGGGCCGGGCTCACCGAGGCCGACCTGCGCAACACCCCGGACCTGCCGTACGGCGCCGCCGAGCGCGACGCCTGGCTGCGCGACGGCGGCGAGCCCACCCGGCTCGCCCAGAACTGCTCCGGCAAGCACGCCGCGATGCTGCTCACCGCCCAGCTGCGCGGCTGGCCGCTGGCGGACTACCTGGACCCGGCCCATCCGCTCCAGCGGCTGATCGCCGAGACCGTGGAGGACCTCACCGGGCAGGGCATCGCCCGGGTCTCGGTCGACGGCTGCGGCGCGCCGCTGTTCTCCGTCTCCCTGCGCGGGCTCGCGACGGCCGCCGCCCGGATCGCCTCCGGCGCCATGGACACCCCCGAGGGGCGGGTCGCGGCCGCCCTGCGCGCCCACCCGGACATGGCCTCCGGCACCGACCGGGACGTGGCCCGGCTGATGCGCGCCGTACCGGGCCTGATCGCCAAGGACGGCTTCGAGGGCGTGCAGATCGCGGCGCTGCCCGACGGCCGGGCCGTCGCCGTGAAGATCGCCGACGGTGCGGACCGCGCCCGGATGCCGGTGACCGCCGCGGCCCTCGCCCACTGCGGGATCGACCCCGGTGTGCTCGCCGAGTTCGCCACCACGCCGGTGTACGGCGGCGGGGCCGCCGTCGGCGGTGTGCACCCCACCGACGTCCTGGCCCCGGCCACCGCCTGA